Below is a window of Cytophaga hutchinsonii ATCC 33406 DNA.
GAAAATCGTGGAAGATGTGTTCCGCACTATGATCCGTAAAAAATACGGAACAGATGACAATTTCAACGTTATCATTAACGTAGACAAAGGTGATCTTGAGATTTGGTGGATGAGAGAAATTGTTTCAGATGATTTTGCTGAAGATAGTTTTGATTATGATCCGAACAAACACATTTCGTTGACTGATGCCCACTTAATTGAAAAAGATTTCGAAGAAGGTGAAGAAGTGGCAACTGAAGTAAAATTAGAGGATTTTGGAAGAAGAATGGTTCAGACGGCACGTCAGACACTGATTCAAAAAGTAAAAGACCTTGAAAAAGATAATCTTTTCCAGAAATATAAAGACCTGGTAGGTGAAATTATCAACGGGGAAATTTATCAGGTATTAAGCAAAGAGATTTTATTGATCGATGCAGATGGTAATGAATTAGCATTGCCTAAATACGAGCAGATCCCGAAAGACCGTTTCCGTAAAGGCGATAATGTACGCGCTATTGTACACCGCGTTGAAATGCATAATGGAAATCCAAAAATTATTTTATCCAGAACGTCACCTAAATTTTTAGAACGTTTGTTTGAACTTGAAGTGCCGGAAGTATATGATGGATTGATTTCAATCCGTAATATCGTTCGTGAACCGGGTGAGCGTGC
It encodes the following:
- the nusA gene encoding transcription termination factor NusA, coding for MDTSTLIESFAEFAKFKSIDRPTMMKIVEDVFRTMIRKKYGTDDNFNVIINVDKGDLEIWWMREIVSDDFAEDSFDYDPNKHISLTDAHLIEKDFEEGEEVATEVKLEDFGRRMVQTARQTLIQKVKDLEKDNLFQKYKDLVGEIINGEIYQVLSKEILLIDADGNELALPKYEQIPKDRFRKGDNVRAIVHRVEMHNGNPKIILSRTSPKFLERLFELEVPEVYDGLISIRNIVREPGERAKVAVESYDDRIDPVGACVGMKGSRIHSIVRELENENIDVINFTDNIDLFIARALSPAKISSLKVEADKGRASVYLKPDQVSLAIGKGGQNIKLASKLVGLEIDVFRELTGNEDNEDVDLTEFVDEIEDWILEELKRIGLDTAKSVLALSKDDLVRRTELEEETVEDVLQILRQEFE